A part of Aspergillus flavus chromosome 1, complete sequence genomic DNA contains:
- a CDS encoding programmed cell death protein 2 — MDPYDSDSSGFEDEDLTETSVLLGYASEELLDDSISHLGGWPTWLDDSTPPPGEFANCKVCNSPMVLLLELHGDLPEHFPDNERRLYIFGCPRKPCNRKPGSIRALRATRKLKSQPAPKKEEKQEPEKEKEEEKKQTEAPKPDLGASLFGATSLTGSVSANQNPFSTSSSSAQASNPFAAPLAAPQPAKPAAPSNPSGNSLSESFADKVRVSSPPPTIKTPEAAGPAAPWPPQSDFPSPYKRYYLDAEYETLSRPPTPKIPDNVVIDNTEDDANGGPGADLKDALESELDKVFMKFSTRLGHNPEQILRYEFRGSPILYSHTDAVGKLLYDPKNPPLGAKVTTTGGPSRMPRCEYCGSQRVFELQLVPHAISMLEDGREGVGLGPKDDGMEWGTIILGVCSKDCGPEKIGVVGWREEWAGVQWEESK; from the exons ATGGATCCTTATGACAGCGACTCGTCGGGgtttgaagatgaggacctCACGGAGACCAGTGTGCTTTTGGGATACGCTTCGGAAGAACTGTTAGATGATTCAATCAGTCACCTTGGAGGCTGGCCA ACATGGCTGGACGATTCTACCCCGCCGCCAGGCGAGTTCGCCAATTGCAAAGTTTGCAACAGTCCTATGGTCCTCCTACTCGAATTGCACGGTGACCTCCCCGAACACTTCCCGGATAATGAGCGACGACTGTATATCTTCGGCTGCCCCAGAAAACCCTGCAACCGCAAGCCCGGCAGTATCAGAGCCTTGCGCGCTACACGGAAGTTGAAGAGCCAGCCAGCgcccaagaaggaggaaaagcaagagccagaaaaggagaaagaagaggaaaagaagcagacTGAGGCTCCCAAGCCGGATCTTGGAGCCAGTCTTTTCGGGGCGACCTCTCTCACTGGGAGCGTTTCTGCGAACCAGAACCCTTTCTCGACCAGTTCGTCCTCCGCACAAGCCAGCAACCCGTTTGCTGCCCCTCTCGCAGCCCCCCAACCGGCCAAACCAGCTGCCCCATCGAACCCGTCCGGAAATTCCCTTTCCGAATCCTTTGCAGACAAAGTTCGAGTTTCCTCCCCGCCCCCGACTATTAAGACACCCGAGGCCGCCGGCCCCGCTGCACCTTGGCCTCCGCAGTCCGACTTCCCCTCACCGTACAAACGGTACTATTTAGATGCGGAGTACGAGACCCTTTCTCGTCCCCCTACCCCGAAAATTCCCGATAATGTTGTCATCGATAACACCGAAGACGATGCTAATGGTGGTCCGGGCGCGGACCTCAAGGATGCCCTGGAGTCTGAACTGGACAAAGTCTTCATGAAATTTTCGACCCGTCTCGGACATAACCCTGAGCAGATTTTGCGATATGAATTCCGTGGCTCTCCCATTCTCTATTCGCACACCGATGCCGTCGGAAAACTTCTTTACGACCCCAAGAACCCTCCCTTGGGCGCTAAGGTGACTACTACTGGAGGTCCGAGCCGCATGCCACGCTGTGAATACTGTGGTAGCCAGCGTGTTTTCGAGCTGCAGCTCGTGCCTCACGCCATCAGCATGCTGGAGGATGGCCGTGAGGGGGTTGGACTGGGCCCCAAGGACGATGGCATGGAATGGGGAACCATCATTCTTGGTGTCTGCAGCAAGGACTGTGGCCCGGAGAAAATTGGGGTAGTCGGTTGGCGTGAGGAGTGGGCGGGAGTGCAGTGGGAAGAATCGAAATAA